One region of Myxocyprinus asiaticus isolate MX2 ecotype Aquarium Trade chromosome 38, UBuf_Myxa_2, whole genome shotgun sequence genomic DNA includes:
- the LOC127429265 gene encoding gastrula zinc finger protein XlCGF8.2DB-like isoform X1 codes for MSDPNPCRMKDMEEQTGLLELNEVEEKNHQYQKPHHFPTGEKSFRCSKIEKNFTQKSAQRTGAENPFTCSQCGKHFKRKIDFIKHIRIHTGERPFMCPQCGKSFTCKANLKIHIRIHTGEKPFTCTQCGKSFSKYGSLADHKRVHTGEKPFMCPQCGKSFTFKANLKIHIRNHTGEKPFTCPQCEKSFKRKRELLTHIRTHTGEKPFTCTQCGKSFTCNSYLKDHIRIHTGEMPFTCTQCGKSFKWKSNLNDHLHFHSGKKSFKCDECGKTFAWASGLRQHLKTHSNEKPYKCSHCGKKFSGSGTLKRHERVHTGEKPYRCTSCGKTFNQSSHLQTHMKKICSKSQSEQSSSS; via the exons ATGAGTGATCCAAACCCCTGCAGAATGAAAGATATGGAGGAACAAACAG GCCTGTTGGAACtaaatgaagtggaggagaaaaatCATCAGTATCAGAAACCACATCATTTCCCAACTGGAGAAAAGTCTTTTCGTTGCTCAAAGATTGAAAagaatttcacacaaaaaagtgCTCAAAGAACAGGAGCCGAAAAtcctttcacctgctctcagtgtggaaaacaTTTCAAACGAAAAATAGATTTTATTAAACACATACGAATCCACACCGGAGAGAGGCCTTTCATgtgtcctcagtgtggaaagagcttcACATGTAAAGCAAACCTTAAGATTCACATAcgaatccacactggagagaaacctttcacatgcaCCCAGTGTGGAAAGAGCTTCTCCAAATACGGAAGTCTTGCGGATCACAAAAGagtccacactggagagaagcctttcatgtgtcctcagtgtggaaagagcttcACATTTAAAGCAAACCTTAAGATTCACATAAGAaaccacactggagagaagcctttcacatgtcctcagtgtgAAAAAAGTTTCAAACGAAAACGAGAGCTTCTTACACACATTAGAACACACACTGGAGAAAAACCGTTTacatgcactcagtgtggaaagagctttACATGTAACTCGTACCTTAAGGATCACATACGAATCCACACGGGAGAGATGCCTTTCACGTGCACACAGTGTGGAAAGAGCTTCAAATGGAAAAGCAATCTTAATGATCATCTGCACTTCCACTCTGGAAAAAAGTCATTTAAGTGTGACgagtgtggtaaaacatttgcCTGGGCGTCAGGCCTGAGACAACACCTGAAAACTCATtcaaatgagaagccttacaagtgctcacattgtggAAAGAAATTCAGTGGATCAGGAACCCTGAAAAGACATGAgcgagtgcatactggagagaagccatatcgatgcacttcatgtgggaaaaCGTTCAACCAATCAAGTCATCTACAGACtcatatgaaaaaaatatgttcGAAATCACAAAGTGAGCAAAGTTCATCTTCATAG
- the LOC127429261 gene encoding gastrula zinc finger protein XlCGF52.1-like isoform X1 has protein sequence MEFIKEESENMSDPEHCRIKNEDTEEQTGLLELNEVEEGIHQYQKPHHFTTGEKSFSCSQTENNFKQESAQRAEAENSLTCPQCGKSFKRKGDLNKHLMIHTGEKPFTCTQCGKSFTFKSNLNEHIRIHSEEKPFTCPQCGKSFKQKGDLKKHMRIHTGEKPFTCDECGKSLSCKAVLKVHMRIHTGKKPFTCLECGKRFTFKSNLNEHKKIHTGEMPFSCHQCGKSFRYKYCLNSHLHIHSKERSFNCDQCSKTYVSALHLKRHLKTHVTEKPHLCSICGKRLSSRGYLKEHQKIHTGVRDHVCSECGKTFLTIDSLKKHQIIHSGEKPYKCSHCGKNFNRSGTLKTHERVHTGEKPYHCSSCGKSFKQSSNLQVHLKKRCSKSQVHLQIKQVMC, from the exons ATGGagtttattaaagaggagagtgagaACATGAGTGATCCAGAACACTGCAGAATTAAAAACGAAGATACTGAAGAACAAACAG GCCTGTTGGAACTAAATGAAGTGGAGGAGGGAATACATCAGTATCAGAAACCACATCATTTcacaactggagaaaaatcttttaGTTGCTCACAaactgaaaataatttcaaacaagaAAGTGCTCAAAGAGCAGAAGCCGAAAATTCTCtcacctgccctcagtgtggaaaaagttttaaACGAAAAGGAGATCTTAATAAACATCTAAtgatccacactggagagaagcctttcacatgcactcagtgtggaaagagcttcACATTCAAATCAAACCTTAATGAACACATAAGAATCCACAGCGaagagaagccttttacatgtcctcagtgtggaaagagcttcAAACAAAAAGGAGATCTTAAAAAACACatgagaatccacactggagaaaagcctttcacatgcGATGAGTGTGGAAAGAGCCTCTCATGTAAAGCTGTTCTTAAAgtccacatgagaattcacacaggAAAGAAGCCTTTTACATGTCTTGAGTGTGGAAAGagatttacatttaaatcaaaccttaatgaacacaaaaaaatccacactggagagatgCCTTtctcatgccatcagtgtggaaagagcttcAGATACAAATACTGTCTCAATAGTCATTTGCACATCCATTCTAAGGAAAGGtcatttaactgtgatcagtgcAGTAAAACATATGTCTCGgcattacacctaaaaagacaCCTGAAAACTCATGTGACTGAGAAACCTCACTTGTGTTCTATCTGTGGAAAAAGGCTTTCAAGTCGGGGATATTTAAAGGAGCATCAGAAAATACACACCGGTGTGAGAGATCATGTATGTTCTGAGTGTGGGAAAACCTTTCTCACAATTGACAGCTTGAAGAAGCACCAAATAATTCattctggagaaaaaccttataaGTGCTCACATTGTGGAAAGAACTTCAATCGATCAGGaaccctgaaaacacacgagagagttcatactggagagaagccatatcACTGCTCTTCATGTGGAAAATCTTTCAAACAATCGAGTAATCTACAGGTTCATTTGAAAAAGCGTTGCTCAAAATCACAAGTTCATCTTCAGATCAAACAAGTTATGTGTTAA
- the LOC127429261 gene encoding gastrula zinc finger protein XlCGF52.1-like isoform X2, with amino-acid sequence MEFIKEESENMSDPEHCRIKNEDTEEQTGLLELNEVEEGIHQYQKPHHFTTGEKSFSCSQTENNFKQESAQRAEAENSLTCPQCGKSFKRKGDLNKHLMIHTGEKPFTCTQCGKSFTFKSNLNEHIRIHSEEKPFTCPQCGKSFKQKGDLKKHMRIHTGEKPFTCDECGKSLSCKAVLKVHMRIHTGKKPFTCLECGKRFTFKSNLNEHKKIHTGEMPFSCHQCGKSFRYKYCLNSHLHIHSKERSFNCDQCSKTYVSALHLKRHLKTHVTEKPHLCSICGKRLSSRGYLKEHQKIHTGVRDHVCSECGKTFLTIDSLKKHQIIHSGEKPYKCSHCGKNFNRSGTLKTHERVHTGEKPYHCSSCGKSFKQSSNLQVHLKKRCSKSQVHLQIKQVMC; translated from the coding sequence GCCTGTTGGAACTAAATGAAGTGGAGGAGGGAATACATCAGTATCAGAAACCACATCATTTcacaactggagaaaaatcttttaGTTGCTCACAaactgaaaataatttcaaacaagaAAGTGCTCAAAGAGCAGAAGCCGAAAATTCTCtcacctgccctcagtgtggaaaaagttttaaACGAAAAGGAGATCTTAATAAACATCTAAtgatccacactggagagaagcctttcacatgcactcagtgtggaaagagcttcACATTCAAATCAAACCTTAATGAACACATAAGAATCCACAGCGaagagaagccttttacatgtcctcagtgtggaaagagcttcAAACAAAAAGGAGATCTTAAAAAACACatgagaatccacactggagaaaagcctttcacatgcGATGAGTGTGGAAAGAGCCTCTCATGTAAAGCTGTTCTTAAAgtccacatgagaattcacacaggAAAGAAGCCTTTTACATGTCTTGAGTGTGGAAAGagatttacatttaaatcaaaccttaatgaacacaaaaaaatccacactggagagatgCCTTtctcatgccatcagtgtggaaagagcttcAGATACAAATACTGTCTCAATAGTCATTTGCACATCCATTCTAAGGAAAGGtcatttaactgtgatcagtgcAGTAAAACATATGTCTCGgcattacacctaaaaagacaCCTGAAAACTCATGTGACTGAGAAACCTCACTTGTGTTCTATCTGTGGAAAAAGGCTTTCAAGTCGGGGATATTTAAAGGAGCATCAGAAAATACACACCGGTGTGAGAGATCATGTATGTTCTGAGTGTGGGAAAACCTTTCTCACAATTGACAGCTTGAAGAAGCACCAAATAATTCattctggagaaaaaccttataaGTGCTCACATTGTGGAAAGAACTTCAATCGATCAGGaaccctgaaaacacacgagagagttcatactggagagaagccatatcACTGCTCTTCATGTGGAAAATCTTTCAAACAATCGAGTAATCTACAGGTTCATTTGAAAAAGCGTTGCTCAAAATCACAAGTTCATCTTCAGATCAAACAAGTTATGTGTTAA
- the LOC127429265 gene encoding gastrula zinc finger protein XlCGF8.2DB-like isoform X3, which yields MTAEEHEGLLELNEVEEKNHQYQKPHHFPTGEKSFRCSKIEKNFTQKSAQRTGAENPFTCSQCGKHFKRKIDFIKHIRIHTGERPFMCPQCGKSFTCKANLKIHIRIHTGEKPFTCTQCGKSFSKYGSLADHKRVHTGEKPFMCPQCGKSFTFKANLKIHIRNHTGEKPFTCPQCEKSFKRKRELLTHIRTHTGEKPFTCTQCGKSFTCNSYLKDHIRIHTGEMPFTCTQCGKSFKWKSNLNDHLHFHSGKKSFKCDECGKTFAWASGLRQHLKTHSNEKPYKCSHCGKKFSGSGTLKRHERVHTGEKPYRCTSCGKTFNQSSHLQTHMKKICSKSQSEQSSSS from the exons ATGACTGCTGAAGAACATGAAG GCCTGTTGGAACtaaatgaagtggaggagaaaaatCATCAGTATCAGAAACCACATCATTTCCCAACTGGAGAAAAGTCTTTTCGTTGCTCAAAGATTGAAAagaatttcacacaaaaaagtgCTCAAAGAACAGGAGCCGAAAAtcctttcacctgctctcagtgtggaaaacaTTTCAAACGAAAAATAGATTTTATTAAACACATACGAATCCACACCGGAGAGAGGCCTTTCATgtgtcctcagtgtggaaagagcttcACATGTAAAGCAAACCTTAAGATTCACATAcgaatccacactggagagaaacctttcacatgcaCCCAGTGTGGAAAGAGCTTCTCCAAATACGGAAGTCTTGCGGATCACAAAAGagtccacactggagagaagcctttcatgtgtcctcagtgtggaaagagcttcACATTTAAAGCAAACCTTAAGATTCACATAAGAaaccacactggagagaagcctttcacatgtcctcagtgtgAAAAAAGTTTCAAACGAAAACGAGAGCTTCTTACACACATTAGAACACACACTGGAGAAAAACCGTTTacatgcactcagtgtggaaagagctttACATGTAACTCGTACCTTAAGGATCACATACGAATCCACACGGGAGAGATGCCTTTCACGTGCACACAGTGTGGAAAGAGCTTCAAATGGAAAAGCAATCTTAATGATCATCTGCACTTCCACTCTGGAAAAAAGTCATTTAAGTGTGACgagtgtggtaaaacatttgcCTGGGCGTCAGGCCTGAGACAACACCTGAAAACTCATtcaaatgagaagccttacaagtgctcacattgtggAAAGAAATTCAGTGGATCAGGAACCCTGAAAAGACATGAgcgagtgcatactggagagaagccatatcgatgcacttcatgtgggaaaaCGTTCAACCAATCAAGTCATCTACAGACtcatatgaaaaaaatatgttcGAAATCACAAAGTGAGCAAAGTTCATCTTCATAG
- the LOC127429280 gene encoding gastrula zinc finger protein XlCGF49.1-like isoform X3, which produces MKDMEEQTGLLELNEVEEKPHHFTAGEKSFSCSQTESNFTQKTAQRAEAKNYFTCPQCGKSSTRKADLIKHMRIHTGEKPFTCTECGKSFTLKTNLKDHVRIHTGERRFTCPQCGKSFTFQGNLKDHIRIHTGEKSHRCSNCGKNFSRSGTLKTHKRVHTGEKPYHCTSCGKTFNQSSHLQTHMKKHCPKSQSEQSSSGPAVLSE; this is translated from the exons ATGAAAGATATGGAGGAACAAACAG GCCTGTTGGAACtaaatgaagtggaggagaaaccaCATCATTTTACGGCTGGAGAAAAATCCTTtagttgctcacagactgaaagtaatttcacacaaaaaactGCTCAAAGAGCAGAAGCCAAAAATTACttcacctgccctcagtgtggaaaaagttccACACGAAAAGCAGATCTTATTAAACACatgagaatccacactggagagaaacctttcacatgcaCTGAGTGTGGAAAGAGCTTCACGCTTAAGACAAATCTTAAAGATCACGtaagaatccacactggagagaggcgctttacatgtcctcagtgtggaaagagcttcACATTTCAAGGAAACCTTAAGGATCACATACGAATTCACACGGGAGAAAAATCTCACAGGTGCTCAAATTGTGGAAAGAACTTCAGTCGATCAGGAACCCTGAAAACACACAAGcgagttcatactggagagaagccatatcactgcacttcatgtgggaaaaCGTTCAACCAATCAAGTCATCTACAGACTCATATGAAAAAACATTGCCCAAAATCACAAAGTGAGCAAAGTTCTTCAGGTCCAGCTGTTTTAAGTGAATAG